In Lathamus discolor isolate bLatDis1 chromosome 15, bLatDis1.hap1, whole genome shotgun sequence, the genomic stretch CCCGCATGGCCCCCACACAGCCCCTGCGGGTCCCCCCCATGGCCCCCACACAGCCCCTGCGGGTCCCCCCCATGGCCCCCACACAGCCCCTGCGGGTCCCCCCCCATGGCCCCACACAGCCCCTGCGGGTCCCCCCCATGGCCCCCACACAGCCCCTGCGGGTCCCCCCCCCATGGCCCCCACACAGCCCCTGCGGGTCCCCCCCATGGCCCCCACACAGCCCCTGCGGGTCCCCCCCCCGTGACTGTTCCTGCCTGCCCCCGCGGGTGGTGCCCCTCGCCCCTGGGCTGAAGCGGTGCCGCGGGGGGAATCGCATCCCTGCTCCATGTAATCCTTCCCGGGCAGCCGCGGTCCATGTGTAGGGCAGCGAGGGCGCCTGCCCCTTCTCTGGGAGCTGTGGAAATAGGTCAACGGGAGCAGGGATCTTTAGGTGTTCAGTGGAGCTCAAGGGGGATAATGGCACGGGTCTGAGGTCACCAGGATTCTGATTCCTGCCTTTTTGATCCTCAGGTGCTTATTACAAGGAAAAACGTTCCCAATTTATGCGTGCCCGAGTGGCTGTGTTGGAGGGGCCTTTGGGCACAGGGTGCATTTGTGAAGGTCTGACCCACGCTGTGTCCGGAGGTGCCTCCCGGTTCACCCAGGGGTGGATACCCAGGGGCACTGTGCTGGATCCTAGGGCGGAAGTTGGTCTGAGCTACCTTCAGCTGCCTAAAAGGGAAGTTAGGGGAGTGCTGTGTTGCTGCAGGTACCCGCCAGTGGGGAGGGATGCTCTTGATCATGATACTTCCAAGTGTTCAATAACTCTCATCCTGCTCTTAAAAGCTCCTAAAGCTTTGTGTTTACCAAAAGCTTCCATCCGGCGCTGAGGCCGGGGTGGGTGATGGCTTGGAGTCATTGCTGTGTAGCGGGTTTCAGGAGGAAACAGGCTCCCTTCTCTTTGTGCAGCCCCAAGTCCCTGAGCTGTGTGTGTTTGATGCCAGAACTGGTAAAAGCTGTCTGGGGCTTGTGCGTGAGCCCAGGTGTGATGCAGATGTGGTTGCCCTGCTCTTTGAGTGGGAGCTGGTTTGTGTCCCACCACCTTGGATCACGAGCGAGCTCACCTCATACCCACCTGTTGAACCATATGGGCAGCGTTGCTTTCGCTGTAGAGCTGAAGCACTGCTCTGCACAGAGGGAGTGCTTTGGGAAGGGCAGTTTTGCCAAAGGAAACAGGAGCGGAATGTGTTGCAGGGTTCTCCGCTCCCACCAATCCCACTTTCAACGGGAAGAGCCCCTTAAATTTATGCTTTCTTGCACGAAATTCGCTGCAGGAATACTCAGACACCCATGAGTGAAGGAGGGGATCACACTGAGGTGCCATCAGAGCAGTTCTGTGTGGGGCTTGGCAACACGTGGTTGTTTAGGAACGTACAGAAAAGAGAGCACAACCTTCCATGGAAAGTGCAGGGAGACTTTTGGAGCTGAAGATATTCACCTGCTTGTGCCAGAAAATAATGGGAACCACAAAGGATGGGGGCTCTGTCTTAGCTTCAATGGCAGTAGTGACTGATTTACCCATTGAAGTGATGCTGAGGAGTAACTCCCGTGATTACCTGGCACAATAAGCCCCAGTGTTAATAATTGGCCATTTATGTTACCAGTATTATGACATGGAACTTTTAGAAGGTAAATGTGTAATAAAaacccttttcctcttttttcttgtaGGATGGAAGAGAGATCACTCTGAAAAACTGTTCCATCGTGGACCTGCTGTTGTCTGCTAGAATGTTCCTGATGAATGCTTCTCCTTTGGTAGCTCTTCAGACAAAGTGGGAGTCCTTTGGACCAGCGAGGAATTGTAGATACCCTGTTTGCTACCCTGAACCTGAAGAAGACATCAGTAGAACCTCTGTAAGTGCAAAAGTTCAGATGGTCATAAACAACCTGCAAAGTCAAGAGTCTCCCCTGGGTATGAACAATGAGTATGGTTGTATTATGCAGAAGAAACAACAGGGAGAAAAGGGCAGCAGTAACAGAGTCACATCTAGCACTGCGTTGCTGCAGAAGCATCCGCAGTACACCCAGTGTGGGAGCCCTGCTGACTCGGATGACACCGAGGAGGAAGAGGGTGTGGGGTTTCGGAGACTCCTGCTCGATTCTGATAGCGACGACTCAGTGGACCGAGGTATAGAGGAAGCCATTCAGGAGTACTTGAAAGCAAAGAGCCAGAGTGACCAGTCCTTGCAGAGGGGTGCAGAGTGTTCTGAAAACGTAAGCGGAGACAAAAGCTTGAAGAGAGAATTCTCACAGAACAAAGTGGCAAGTAACCTTCTCCCTGTGAAATTCAAAGCTGAGATGCTCTCTGAAGAGTACCTGTCTGACCACCTGGGCATCGGGAAAAGGCTGCAGCCTGCTTCCCCTCAGAGCGTCAGTAGCGACGACTCATTTGAACAGAGCATACACGCTGAAATAGTGCAGTTCTTGAAtgagaagaagcagcaagaaattGGTAAATGTGTAactggggaggagaagaaagattCCCATGTGAGATCTGCCCTGAAATGCAGCAAAGAAGCGACAAACAAACCGAACTGTGGTGCTATGAAGCAAGGTTGTAGCACGCTGCTCTTGAGACACTGTGCCAAGCTGCGGAAACCCAGCACGCAGGCCAAGGGTTTGCAGTCTAAAACCCAACCAGAGCCCAGTGACTTCAGCCGGATGAACCCAGCCTATCTGGAAATGGCCACTGCCAGCCAGCCCTGGGGAGTGGAGCAAGATGAAGAGAGTGGAGCTAATTACTGGGAGACCAGGGGAGCACTTGTCAGTGAGAGTGTGCACACATCTGACTCGAGCAGCGATGATGGCATCGAAGAAGCCATTCAGCTTTATCAGCTGGAGAAAATCAGGAGAGAGGCAGGTCACGCAACAGACTGTGTCCCTTTGCAGAGGGAGGAACTTCCTACAAAGGGTCTGGCAGACATTTCTGCAAGCCTAACAATTAGCTCAACAACAAGTGCCTCACCAGAAATCCATAAAAGCCCTATAAgcaacaagagaaaagaaactgattCCAGGTCAACAGAACTCGAAAACACCAGCAATGACTTTAACAAGCTGTTTaaaccactgaaaaaagccAGACATTTTGCACTCCCAGAAAACAAGATTGCTGCTTGTGAGCTCACGCTGCAGGCCTCTTGCAGAGCGGACACATCTGCGGAGCTCATGTGTGCGGAAGCTATCCTTGATATTTCCAAAACAATCATGCCATCCCAAATGGGAAGTGACAGCAAATCGCTCGCTGCAGACTCCTtcttctctccccagctcctctCATCCTCCCGCTGTGACAGCGACAGCAGCCTGGTGGACAGTGATGATAGCATCGAGCAAGAGATCAGGGCTTTTTTGGCTCTGAAAGCACAGTCAGAAAACCTTGGAACAAAGCCTCCCAGCCTGTCACACTCACTCCAGATGCCTTTGCCTTCGGATCAGAACAGCCTTGCCAGTACCCTAGAGCCTCCTCTTCCCAAATCACTGAAGCTATCACTGAATCGTAAAAAGAGACTCAAAAGGGAAGGCAGAATAGCAAAACAAGGTGCATCAAAACCACCTGAGCAGGTGGAGACAGGACTTTTCCAGCCAGGTAACTATCCAAAACTTGCTGTGCTGCAAGAGGAGCGTGCCCCGAGCAGCCTCACAGAGCTCTGTGATGCTCAAAGGCTTGGCAGCAAAGAGccgaggcagcagcagctgctggcttcCAAACTGTCTGGATCAGATGGCAAATGTGTGGCCTTGGACTCCGTAAACCCTCTTATGCAGGTTCAGAGCAGCACAAGAAAGCCTGTGAAAAACTCCATCCAGACTCCAGAGAGGGATGGTTCGGATGATGAGAGCAGTTCTCTGGATAGTGATGAGGACCTGGATAGTGCCATCAAGGACCTTCTGCGGTCTAAAAGGAAGTTAAAGAAGAAGTCCAAGGAGCAGAAATCTCATTGCAAGAAGAGGGTGAGGTTCAGTGAGACAGAAGCTCAGCTGCTGGATGGATTTAGCAGCCTCCAGCAAGGCAGAAATCCTgtgctgctgaagagctgccTCTCCAAACCCAGAAAAGCCGCGAAAGAGAACGCGGCCCGACTTCCTCCTGACAACACAAATGTCAGACCTCCCAGTGAAAAACCAGAGACCGTGAAGAACTCAGACTTTAACCTGCAGCTTAGAAAAGGTTCCAAACCCAGACCAGTCACAAGCCAGAATAACCTGCAGGCAGCTAAAAATAGGCAGTGTACTTTCACAGCGCCGTCGGGCGCTGACGACAGCAGTTCAGTGGACAGCGATGACAGCATTGAGCAAGAAATTAGGAAGTTTTTGGCAGAAAAAGCTAAAGACTCTGCAAGCAACTCGGAGCTACAGAAAGATGATGGAGCTCTGGACCTATTGAGAGTGACCAGGCAAACTGCTACTAAAGGAAAAGCGAAGCCACAGCTGGCTGAAAGTGAGCTTGACCTTGTGCTGGGTCGGAGTGACAAGCCTGAGGTGTCTCAGCAGACTGAGGAGTTGAAGAAGTCTCTTGGGACAGAAGGGAAAGGTGCAATGTTACATGGCAGTGGGAAATGTGCTTCCTCAGCGGAGAATGTTCATACTACTGGTCGGTCAAAAGCTAAGCAAGGACTGGTGGGGGTtaaaggtgctgctgctggtgaggtATCTGGAAGCACAGCAGGTAAAAAGGCTGTCCCTAATCCGGAGCCCGTGCAGAAAACGCTTCCAcctaaaagcagcaaaaccagaggTGGTAAAGTACGAAAAGTAGTTGCTGCAAAGTCCAGGTCCAAGAGAAAGAATACCTTTCACCTCAAAATCTCAAGTAAATTTATTGCGGGTCTAAAGTGTGCTCGGGACAGGAAGAAATCCATGCTTCTGagcaaaaggcagaaagcagagagCTTGCTCGCCCAGAGCAGTGCGTTAGGAACAGAGGCAGCTTCCCAGGATGCAGATGTGCTTAACCAGGGAAGAGGAGCCCCCTCGCCCAAAGATGAGTTTAGCGGGGAGAGCCCCACAGCAATAAAAGAATCCAGTTCTCAGAAGCTCACTGGGGAAGGGTCAAGTCCCCATGTAGCAGAAACCTGTGGAAGACTGGacgctgctcctctgcctgtcagggaggaagcagggggCTGTGAGCgggctggtgctgcagcagagcagtcaGGTTCACCTTCCAGTCTCCCTTTGCAGGAGCAGAGCGTGGCAGCAGTGAAGGTAGATAAGGTTTGCAGAGGAACATCCAAAGCTGAGAGCGCACAGATGTGGATCGAGGCAGGAGATATCCACAAAGACAGCTGGGCTGATCCAAATGTAGATGCTCCACGCCCTGCGCACAGCGTGGCAGTGCTACAAGCAGATAAAGTCAGCAGAGATGCAACTCAGCAGGGTATACCTGTGTGCAGCAAGGGAGGGAATAACCAGCAGGACAAGAGCCCAGCTCCAAGTTTAGCTTGCCCACCACAGGAGCTAAATGTGACAGTGGTAGCAGTGGATAAAACCGGTGGAGGAGCATGTACAGATAACAGCACGCAGATGTGCaatgagaagggaaaagctGTCTGCCAGGACAGTGACAGGCAGGAAGGAATGCAGGTATCCAGCTCCagtttggaaggaaaaatacctgtcctggagagcagggaaaCCAGTTGCGAAGTGGACCAAGGGCAGGAAGTTGTAGACAAACCCTGTGCAAGAGTTCCTGAGCTCCCTGCAGGGATCTGCCCCGATTCCCTCTCTAAATGAAAGGTTTCACATCTGTAAGTACGCTTCTTTTTCCAGCAACAGTCTTTCTAGAGAACAAATGTAATTACCTTGCTCAAACTTGAGACCTGGGTGACAGTGGGGGAGGCTGATAACCTGTGTATCACAGACACCTGTATCACTGTATATCCTACACACACTAATGTGAAAGTGCTTCTGTTGAACAGGGATCTCATGGACAGACATCCATCGTTTTTGtagaattttgtaaattatttaaagtgctctaaggaaatattttttataaggATTTTTAGGGCTGCCGttgctgcaggatgctgtaGTCACTGTAGATAAGATACTGGCTCATCACGCTTTAAATGATGAGGCCTCTAATGGTATGTATAAATAGGAAACCTGTTTGTGCACGGAATACATTTGGCAATCTGCTCGGAGGAGGAGGACACGGCGTTTGATCGCGGTGCTCTGCCTCTGAAGCCCATTGTCTGACACCATTCCCGTTCGAGCTGCCTTAGGACAACCCCATGCCACGGGCCTATGCCAGGGTCCCGGTTCTCCCCCACCCGGGGGCTGTTGGGTGAGTTCCCTCAGCACAACTCCAGCAAAGCCGGTGCAGATGCAGGTGTGGGGCTCCAGCCTTGAAGATCCAAACGCGAATTCAGGTAAATCACGTGGATGGGTCTGTCTGCACGTCCTGGGTGGAGGCAGGAACCTTCTGAACCCCCCCAGCCGCCCGCCGGCGGGTGATGGTTCCATGCAGTCTGAGGAGCGTGTCTGTGCTGACACCAGGACCTCTGTGGATTGCTCTGGATTGATGCGCTGTCGGGCCTGTGAGGCTGAAACAATTCCTCGCTGTTCTCAAGTCTCACTTTGCTGCCCAGCAGTTACCCAGAGATGGATTTTGGTTTCCTGTGTGAACTTTGGAATCGAGTGCCCTTACTTGCCTTGTTCAAAGGGGCTTCTGAACTCTTACATCTCCGTGGACTCTGATTTTCACTTACAGTTTTTGTGCAATAGAACAAAGCTGGGTTTGCTCTAGGACATCCCTGATGTAAGCGCCAAGGATATTTCCAGCACTGTTCCTTCATACCAGTAGCTCTTTCTCTGCCTCCGTTTCCAGCAGCAGGAATAAAGCAATTTTTCACTACTCTCTTATTTGTACTGACTTGATACGGGACTGAAGTAGCACGTTCATATCACCAAACAAAAGTGCCCCCACTCTGCCTTCACTGGAAGATCCCAGAAGTGGGAATCTGAGCCTTTGGCTGGCTCTTCTCATTTGCGTGTCATGAAGTCCTTTGAGTTGTTTGTTCTCACGTCTTGTCCCTGTGGACTGATCCGATGCTCTCTTTATCCGGTCTTCTCTCAGCCAAACTTACTGTCCCTTGATGTCTGTGTCTTCCTGGAGGCTGGCCTTGATGTTGGAAAATGGAGCGAAAGCAGCCAGGAAGGGGTCCGGAGCCGCCCAGGATCCCCCCTGATGTGGTCACGTTTGTACAACAGTGGCAAACTAAAGCGTAGCATAGAGTAGAACAAGTAACCGTGGCATGTAGAGAAGTGAACAACAGCCTTGGTGTGTTTATCCTCTTGTGCAGTTACGTTTCAAACCTGTTTCTAGTGGTCGCTTGGCATTTCGTACTGTCCGGCCACCCTTTTGTAGCCCTCGGCTTGGTGGCCGGTTTGGTTAAAGCATCAATATCTCCTTTTGTGGTAGGATACCTTGGAAAAGCGGTTTCTTCCTTGGCTCccgtgcctgcagccctgctgcacaGGCGTGTTTTGGCTGCCTTGGTGCAGTCGCAGGATTTGAGCCTTTTGTTCGGCATAGGTAAATAGGctggtattttaaaagagaagtttTCGGAGTACCTGGCTTTCAAAGGATTAAACTGCATTAACAGGGGGGTGGACCCTTTCTGTACTCTCTGTGTAAATTAAGCTGGATGGGCCTCCTCAGAGTTGTCAGTAAATGGATGCTGAGCCTCACAAGGTGGTGTCTGGTGCCCCGTCGATGTGTCTGTGTTCTTGGTACTCCTCACGACCACATCCGGTTAAGAAGCAGTTCCCATGAGCCTgtgctttaaataaaacctgATTTCAAGCAGCACTTTTTTAAATTGAGAAACTTGATTTGTATATAGGAAATGGTGTACATGGATACGTTTATAATGGTTAATAAATGGGGTTCTGACCGTGGACCGTGAAACCAGAGTGCTCCTATGGTTTGTGTCATCGTCTCCAGTGAGCAGTGGGTCTCCCACACCGCCTGCAGTCCAGAGATGTGATTGCCTGGTGCCCGGAGCTGCAGTTTGCCTTGGTTTGCTGGTAAAGCCTCACCTGATTTTATCACCCATGACgattttgctttcaaaatgcaGAGTAGAAAGAGACTGAGGTCGAttctctgcagtgaaatgcGTCATCTTGAGGGTGACAATTTGGATTGGTGCAGGTATTCCTTACAACAGAAGTGTTTAACAGCTGAACAAACAGGTCACTGTGTCTGAAGCCACTAAAACAGGGGAATGGAGGAAAGTGAACATAAGGAAACCAGTGTTTGACACACGGTAAGTGAAGCCTGGAGCAAACTGATGGGTACAGGCACATCTCTCAGGGCTGGCTGCACCTTGCGTGTTGCTCCCTTCCCAGCAAACCGCAGTGGAAGAGAGCTGGGTAACCGTAACACAGCGTATCCCTGGGAACGGTTAAGGTGAGGTGAGGTGAGCTGCACCCGCATCTCTTCAAAGGAGCTGGCTTCGCTTCCAGAATAAAACAGAGTTGAGAtgagggaggaggtgggggtTCTGGATGGGGTATGAAGACTAGGGGGGAAATGGGTGACAAAAGCCACTGCATCTGTTTGCAAGAGGCCGTCTGATCCCTAAACTGTTCCACCTGCAGAAAAATCTGTGGCTAAAGATACATGTAAAGTGTCACAGCCGTGTGTGTTAATTCAGCACTTTGTGTTGATTTTCATttcaggagaagaaagggaagccCAAGGTATTGCCGACTCTGATAGGAGAGCAGTGAATGGCTGAGGGCTGCTTGTTCGTTTCCAGAAGTTAAAGGTTTTAAGAAGTTCAGTACTTTAAGAAGCGTTTCTGCTCAGTCCTTGTGCTGGTTCCGATGTGTTGGTGTGTTCTCAGCAGAGGTTCTTTAGCCAGCCCTTCTGTTTGAGGTAACCATATGCACTGCAGTGAAAACTGGAATCGTCTGGGAGGTGGCATTGAAACCTCGCTGGTGGGAATATGGCCCCACACTGGGGTTTCAGTGGTTGAAAAGGGACAAGTAAGGGCCTGGTGCTCTCTTCAGTTTTGGACCTCAGATTTGTGCTTAGTGCCAAGAACTAAAGAGGATTCCTCTGCCTTCCAAGGATGCTTAAATGCATCCTGCACCATCTGCAAGGCTAtataaaaataacccaaacaggGAATATCCCTCACATGAAGAGTATCATTCGCAGTGGTGCTTGGACACACTAGTACACTCCTTGTTCCCTTTTTAGTTCTTCAGCAAACAGCTAGACCAGCGTTCTGCTCATGTTTGATGTCTGCTGTTCCCCCCGTGAGGCGGGACCGTTCCTCATCAGACACAGGCTGCACACTTTCTGTTCAAGACCGGTTTATGAGCCACACGTTCCAGGTTGTTCGTTCCAGTGCAGTTCCTGTGCAGGTGATGCAGTTCCACTCGCTGTGTAACCACCGTTGTTACAATAAACCTTGGGAAAGACGTTTTCTCTTGGATTAGGTGTCATTTGAGTTGGTTCTGCAATCCCTGTCGCTTTGAGAGGCGAGGAAGGTGAAGGAGCTTTCTACAAGAGACCCAAAGGCTTAACGGATACCTCTGGAAAACCTGCCCTTTGGTTATTCATTAAATAGCGCAGAAACAGGTTTAAGGTTTTAAATTTTAATGATGAGCCAAGAGCTTAAGGGATCATTGGTAGCAGAGAAAAGGTTAGGGGAATATAGGTATGTAATGTACATTGTTCTAGTATTTATGCTGCCCATAAACTAAGTAAATGGTTCATAGGCGCTATTTAGCATTTAATAACCGTAAATCTTCAATTGTTGTTCCTAATAACACTCGTTCTGTAGTGATTTCCCTCTGGTACCACAGAGGCTCATGTGTTTCTCCCAGCAAATTCCTGGGCTCGGTTGTAATAGCACTTTTAAACTGGTTTTCCCCAAAGCTTAGGCAGGCCTTAACCAGCCCTGGCTGAGGTGGTCACCGATGGGAAGCCTGCGGGTTAACCTGCTGCGAGTCGGGAGCACCGGAATTACTTTGCAGCGCAGCGCTGCTTGTCCGGCTTTCAAAGAGGCTTAGCAGGAGGTTGAGGGGCAGGTCAGTGCTGTTTGCTCGGGGGGCTCTGGGGCGGGGGTATTTAGCCGGCAGTGACCCTGTTGct encodes the following:
- the PPP1R26 gene encoding protein phosphatase 1 regulatory subunit 26 translates to MFLMNASPLVALQTKWESFGPARNCRYPVCYPEPEEDISRTSVSAKVQMVINNLQSQESPLGMNNEYGCIMQKKQQGEKGSSNRVTSSTALLQKHPQYTQCGSPADSDDTEEEEGVGFRRLLLDSDSDDSVDRGIEEAIQEYLKAKSQSDQSLQRGAECSENVSGDKSLKREFSQNKVASNLLPVKFKAEMLSEEYLSDHLGIGKRLQPASPQSVSSDDSFEQSIHAEIVQFLNEKKQQEIGKCVTGEEKKDSHVRSALKCSKEATNKPNCGAMKQGCSTLLLRHCAKLRKPSTQAKGLQSKTQPEPSDFSRMNPAYLEMATASQPWGVEQDEESGANYWETRGALVSESVHTSDSSSDDGIEEAIQLYQLEKIRREAGHATDCVPLQREELPTKGLADISASLTISSTTSASPEIHKSPISNKRKETDSRSTELENTSNDFNKLFKPLKKARHFALPENKIAACELTLQASCRADTSAELMCAEAILDISKTIMPSQMGSDSKSLAADSFFSPQLLSSSRCDSDSSLVDSDDSIEQEIRAFLALKAQSENLGTKPPSLSHSLQMPLPSDQNSLASTLEPPLPKSLKLSLNRKKRLKREGRIAKQGASKPPEQVETGLFQPGNYPKLAVLQEERAPSSLTELCDAQRLGSKEPRQQQLLASKLSGSDGKCVALDSVNPLMQVQSSTRKPVKNSIQTPERDGSDDESSSLDSDEDLDSAIKDLLRSKRKLKKKSKEQKSHCKKRVRFSETEAQLLDGFSSLQQGRNPVLLKSCLSKPRKAAKENAARLPPDNTNVRPPSEKPETVKNSDFNLQLRKGSKPRPVTSQNNLQAAKNRQCTFTAPSGADDSSSVDSDDSIEQEIRKFLAEKAKDSASNSELQKDDGALDLLRVTRQTATKGKAKPQLAESELDLVLGRSDKPEVSQQTEELKKSLGTEGKGAMLHGSGKCASSAENVHTTGRSKAKQGLVGVKGAAAGEVSGSTAGKKAVPNPEPVQKTLPPKSSKTRGGKVRKVVAAKSRSKRKNTFHLKISSKFIAGLKCARDRKKSMLLSKRQKAESLLAQSSALGTEAASQDADVLNQGRGAPSPKDEFSGESPTAIKESSSQKLTGEGSSPHVAETCGRLDAAPLPVREEAGGCERAGAAAEQSGSPSSLPLQEQSVAAVKVDKVCRGTSKAESAQMWIEAGDIHKDSWADPNVDAPRPAHSVAVLQADKVSRDATQQGIPVCSKGGNNQQDKSPAPSLACPPQELNVTVVAVDKTGGGACTDNSTQMCNEKGKAVCQDSDRQEGMQVSSSSLEGKIPVLESRETSCEVDQGQEVVDKPCARVPELPAGICPDSLSK